From Sporosarcina sp. FSL W7-1349, a single genomic window includes:
- a CDS encoding replication initiation factor domain-containing protein: MLDVQVDEFTLVLQSTTKPSHVEGWESIAINIINEFVTLSELETVLGNLKETTYSLPQGYSIGFVCDNAPYYLAIAYHPDFIQMGICIKFSAHAWMQYRKSYESLYTSTMQLHQFVNNVNKSSLYTSRLSRIDIAIDFINEKLNVNTIYNQLSKKNQIVKTAAGRKNNSVLSAITKDNITSTFYLGSKAKNIKALLRVYDKKKEQVETMGVRYDEAIHYDDWVRFEAVYKGPYAHDLSDRIQDITNDTELKDLLVSALTDRYQFYYSKSQKLTTYTKKMLDLLKQRSFMFSSPSPRTNLLEQSQKHILNGSGLFPYLFKVWRIWGDEGLKKCMNFLYDEFENYEPNDDVIAWLNKYTVLYQMQGCPFK, translated from the coding sequence TTGCTAGATGTTCAAGTCGATGAGTTTACTCTAGTCTTACAATCAACGACAAAGCCCAGTCATGTAGAAGGTTGGGAGAGTATAGCGATCAACATTATTAATGAGTTTGTCACCCTATCTGAATTAGAAACCGTACTAGGTAATTTAAAAGAAACGACATACTCTTTACCGCAAGGTTATTCGATTGGTTTTGTATGTGACAATGCTCCATATTACTTAGCAATTGCTTATCATCCTGATTTTATACAGATGGGCATTTGCATAAAGTTTTCAGCACACGCTTGGATGCAATATAGAAAGAGCTATGAATCACTATATACCTCAACTATGCAGTTGCACCAGTTCGTCAATAACGTAAACAAAAGTTCATTATACACCTCTCGTCTTTCAAGAATCGACATTGCAATCGATTTTATAAATGAAAAATTAAATGTGAATACAATTTATAATCAGCTTTCAAAAAAGAATCAGATTGTTAAAACTGCCGCTGGAAGAAAAAACAATTCCGTATTGTCTGCAATAACTAAAGACAATATCACCTCTACTTTTTATCTAGGCTCTAAAGCAAAAAATATAAAAGCTTTATTAAGGGTCTATGATAAAAAGAAAGAGCAGGTAGAAACTATGGGCGTCCGATACGATGAAGCAATTCATTATGACGACTGGGTACGCTTTGAAGCTGTCTATAAAGGGCCCTACGCACATGACTTATCAGATAGAATACAGGACATCACTAATGATACAGAGCTTAAAGACTTATTAGTTTCAGCCTTAACCGATCGTTACCAGTTCTACTATAGTAAATCACAGAAGTTAACGACCTATACAAAAAAGATGCTTGATTTGTTAAAGCAGAGATCATTTATGTTCAGCTCACCTTCTCCCCGTACGAATTTATTAGAGCAGTCTCAGAAGCACATTTTAAATGGGTCTGGTTTGTTTCCCTACCTATTTAAAGTTTGGCGTATCTGGGGAGATGAAGGATTAAAGAAATGTATGAATTTTCTATATGACGAATTTGAAAATTACGAACCAAATGATGACGTTATAGCATGGCTAAACAAATATACTGTCCTGTACCAAATGCAAGGCTGTCCGTTTAAGTAA
- a CDS encoding tyrosine-type recombinase/integrase, whose amino-acid sequence MASIIKRGKSYRAQISLYKHGKHSKISKTFPTKKEAQLWSLEMELAKGGGKELAHRNTTFADFFENWIYVVKIKDVKETTFQNYTRVLGVIRNLFKDIQLKDLNDIVVQSKIDEYAETHSRKTTHEVLLKIRTALRDAYARGYITNDFAGLLKTRGVNPPKRNKALSITDFKKLRKYVLEHPEDEFNLLVLVALETGMRRGELLGIRPENLYEHGIQVRQSISPTSVDTSLKSPNAKRDVSINKDVYELIQQIPVKENGYIFGFGGFKQSEQLAELLEMLSIERTTFHGLRDTHASFLFAQNIDLVYVSKRLGHVNIQTTQNYYLELMPEKKHQQDADALTLLSSL is encoded by the coding sequence ATGGCTAGTATCATAAAAAGAGGGAAATCTTACAGGGCGCAAATTTCCCTATATAAACACGGTAAGCACAGTAAAATATCTAAGACGTTTCCGACTAAGAAAGAAGCTCAACTCTGGAGTTTAGAAATGGAATTGGCAAAAGGCGGAGGTAAGGAGCTTGCGCACAGAAATACTACCTTTGCTGACTTCTTCGAGAATTGGATTTATGTAGTGAAGATCAAAGACGTAAAAGAAACAACATTCCAGAACTACACACGGGTACTTGGAGTAATCAGAAATCTTTTTAAAGACATTCAGTTGAAAGATCTGAATGACATTGTGGTACAAAGCAAAATTGACGAATACGCGGAAACTCACTCCCGAAAAACTACGCATGAAGTTCTTTTGAAAATTAGAACAGCACTACGTGATGCTTATGCACGTGGCTATATTACGAACGACTTTGCCGGCTTGTTAAAAACACGCGGAGTGAATCCACCAAAACGAAATAAAGCTCTATCCATCACTGACTTTAAGAAGCTCCGTAAATACGTTCTAGAGCATCCAGAAGACGAGTTTAACTTGCTTGTACTCGTAGCCCTTGAAACTGGTATGCGTCGCGGAGAACTGCTGGGGATTCGCCCAGAGAACCTATACGAACACGGTATACAAGTGAGACAATCAATCAGTCCGACGTCTGTCGATACCTCACTTAAATCACCAAATGCAAAACGTGATGTTTCGATAAATAAAGACGTGTATGAGCTGATTCAGCAAATACCTGTAAAAGAAAACGGATATATATTTGGATTTGGTGGCTTTAAACAGTCTGAACAATTAGCAGAGCTTTTAGAAATGCTAAGCATTGAGAGAACTACTTTTCATGGTTTAAGGGATACTCACGCATCATTTTTATTTGCACAGAACATTGATCTTGTATATGTCTCCAAACGATTAGGACACGTCAATATCCAAACCACACAGAATTATTATCTGGAATTAATGCCAGAAAAAAAGCACCAGCAAGATGCTGATGCTTTAACTCTGTTAAGTTCTTTATGA
- the rpsI gene encoding 30S ribosomal protein S9 — protein sequence MAQVQYLGTGRRKSSVARVRLVPGDGKIVINNRDVEDYVPFETLREVIKQPLVATETLGSYDVLVNVHGGGYTGQAGAIRHGVARALLNVDPDFRPTLKSAGLLTRDARMKERKKYGLKGARRAPQFSKR from the coding sequence TTGGCACAAGTACAATATCTCGGCACTGGCCGTCGTAAAAGCTCAGTAGCTCGTGTACGTCTCGTTCCTGGAGATGGCAAAATCGTCATCAACAACCGCGACGTCGAAGACTACGTACCATTCGAAACACTTCGCGAAGTCATCAAGCAACCACTCGTTGCAACTGAAACTCTTGGAAGCTACGATGTCCTTGTAAACGTCCACGGCGGCGGCTACACAGGACAAGCGGGCGCAATCCGTCACGGCGTTGCACGCGCACTACTTAACGTAGATCCTGACTTCCGTCCAACATTGAAATCTGCTGGATTGCTCACACGTGACGCTCGTATGAAAGAACGTAAAAAATACGGTCTTAAAGGCGCTCGTCGTGCACCTCAGTTCTCAAAACGTTAA
- the rplM gene encoding 50S ribosomal protein L13, whose protein sequence is MRTTFMAKGQEVERKWLVVDAAGQTLGRLASEVASILRGKHKPTFTPHVDTGDYVIIINADKIELTGNKLKDKIYYRHTGHPGGIKQRTALEMRNNYPTKMLELAIKGMLPKGPLGRQTGKKLYVYAGAEHPHAAQKPEAYELRG, encoded by the coding sequence ATGCGTACAACATTCATGGCGAAAGGTCAGGAAGTCGAACGTAAATGGCTAGTGGTAGACGCTGCAGGACAGACACTTGGTCGTCTGGCTTCTGAAGTGGCTTCCATTCTTCGTGGAAAACATAAACCGACTTTCACACCACATGTTGACACAGGTGACTATGTCATCATCATCAACGCGGATAAAATCGAATTGACAGGTAATAAATTGAAAGATAAAATCTACTACCGCCACACTGGACATCCAGGCGGCATCAAGCAACGTACAGCGCTTGAAATGCGTAACAACTACCCAACAAAAATGCTTGAATTGGCGATCAAAGGGATGCTTCCAAAAGGTCCACTCGGCCGTCAAACAGGCAAGAAACTTTACGTCTACGCTGGAGCGGAACATCCGCATGCGGCACAAAAACCGGAAGCATACGAGCTTCGCGGATAA
- the truA gene encoding tRNA pseudouridine(38-40) synthase TruA, with translation MRTKRVKATVSYDGTHFAGYQFQPGMRTVQSEIDKALRKVHKDKTVYSVASGRTDAGVHAYGQVIHFDTKLALEPDRWIMALNVLLPKDIRIVGAEYVDDDFHARYSATGKTYIFKWSYSEIQSPFERNYAVHLGRWKPDVERMREAAAYFLGEHDFTSFCSTKTATASKVRTVRLLTLEERENLLVLTIEGDGFLYNMVRTIAGMLLAVGIGWNAPEDVKEILELKDRKKGPKTAPAHGLYLHSVTYEA, from the coding sequence ATGCGGACGAAACGTGTGAAAGCTACCGTTTCCTATGATGGGACCCATTTTGCCGGGTATCAGTTTCAGCCGGGCATGCGGACCGTCCAGTCGGAAATCGACAAAGCGCTGCGAAAAGTGCATAAAGACAAAACCGTCTATTCAGTGGCGAGCGGCCGGACTGACGCAGGCGTCCATGCCTATGGACAAGTGATCCATTTCGATACGAAGCTCGCGTTGGAGCCGGATCGATGGATCATGGCATTGAATGTGTTATTGCCGAAAGATATCCGGATTGTCGGGGCGGAATATGTTGACGACGACTTCCATGCGCGCTATTCAGCGACGGGAAAGACTTATATTTTCAAATGGTCGTACAGTGAAATCCAAAGTCCGTTTGAACGCAATTATGCCGTTCATCTGGGAAGGTGGAAGCCCGACGTGGAACGGATGCGGGAAGCGGCGGCGTATTTCCTCGGCGAGCATGATTTTACAAGTTTTTGCTCGACGAAAACGGCGACGGCCAGCAAAGTGAGGACAGTCCGCTTGCTGACGCTGGAGGAACGTGAGAATCTGCTCGTCTTGACGATTGAGGGAGACGGCTTTTTATACAATATGGTACGGACGATTGCGGGGATGTTATTAGCGGTTGGCATCGGCTGGAACGCCCCGGAGGATGTCAAGGAAATCTTAGAGTTGAAGGACCGGAAAAAGGGCCCGAAAACCGCGCCAGCACACGGTTTATACCTTCATAGTGTGACCTATGAAGCATGA
- a CDS encoding energy-coupling factor transporter transmembrane component T family protein, giving the protein MLEKMIFGRYIPGDSFVHRLDPRSKLLFVFLFIIAVFLANNVATYAILLGFTLLTIFSSRIRLYFLINGLKPIIFLIIFTMLMHIFFTKDGALLFDWKFIKVYEEGLRQGIFISIRFLVLVLMTSVLTLTTSPISITDGMEDLLGPFKRLKLPVHELALMMSISLRFIPTLMDETDKILKAQLARGSDISTGSLKERVRAVIPLLVPLFVSAFKRAEDLAVAMEVRGYRGGEGRTRYRQLHWHWRDTVTMALLVVLGVILVLFRS; this is encoded by the coding sequence ATGCTCGAGAAGATGATTTTCGGCCGCTATATCCCGGGGGATTCGTTTGTCCATCGATTGGATCCCCGTTCGAAACTATTATTCGTCTTTTTATTCATCATTGCCGTCTTTTTGGCGAATAATGTCGCAACGTATGCGATATTGTTGGGCTTCACGTTATTGACCATTTTCAGTTCCCGGATCCGTCTTTATTTCCTGATCAATGGGTTGAAGCCGATCATTTTTCTGATCATCTTCACGATGCTCATGCACATCTTTTTCACGAAGGACGGCGCCTTGCTGTTCGATTGGAAATTCATCAAAGTGTATGAGGAAGGGCTGCGGCAGGGGATTTTCATCTCTATCCGATTCCTCGTCCTTGTCTTGATGACATCGGTCTTGACGCTGACGACATCCCCGATTTCCATAACGGACGGGATGGAGGATTTATTGGGGCCGTTCAAGCGGTTGAAGTTGCCGGTCCATGAGTTGGCCCTCATGATGTCCATTTCGCTCCGGTTCATCCCGACCTTGATGGACGAGACCGATAAGATCTTGAAAGCGCAGTTGGCCCGCGGATCCGATATCAGCACGGGTTCTCTCAAAGAGCGGGTTCGTGCGGTCATTCCATTGCTCGTACCGCTCTTCGTCAGTGCCTTCAAGAGGGCGGAGGATCTGGCGGTCGCGATGGAGGTACGAGGTTACCGCGGAGGCGAGGGAAGGACGCGCTACCGTCAGTTGCATTGGCATTGGCGGGATACGGTCACGATGGCTCTCCTCGTCGTCCTTGGCGTGATCCTCGTGCTGTTCAGATCGTAA
- a CDS encoding energy-coupling factor ABC transporter ATP-binding protein — MDISLQQVGYLYGKDTPFEKRALQDVNATIASGSYTAIIGHTGSGKSTLLMHLNGLLKPSEGAVQIGTAKISAGTKAKGLKDIRRNVGIVFQFPEHQLFEETVEKDIMFGPMNFGVPEEEARRRAHELIKLLGLPPEVAQKSPFDLSGGQMRRVAIAGVLAFNPSILVLDEPTAGLDPRGRKEIMDLFYRLHKEKNLTTVLVTHSMEDAARYADHVIIMHGGRSVMDGTPEEVFSDAEKLGAYRLGVPRSVKFQRDIEKLIGRPLPGLALTEEQLAAAIAAAAKEGGR, encoded by the coding sequence ATGGACATCTCACTTCAGCAAGTAGGGTATTTGTACGGGAAGGACACGCCGTTCGAGAAGCGGGCTTTGCAAGACGTGAACGCGACAATCGCCTCGGGTTCCTATACGGCGATTATCGGACATACGGGATCCGGGAAATCGACATTGCTCATGCATCTGAATGGCTTGCTCAAGCCGTCTGAAGGGGCCGTGCAGATTGGCACAGCGAAAATTTCCGCCGGGACCAAGGCGAAGGGATTGAAGGACATTCGGCGCAATGTTGGGATTGTCTTTCAATTTCCGGAGCATCAGCTTTTTGAAGAGACCGTGGAAAAGGATATCATGTTCGGCCCGATGAATTTCGGCGTCCCTGAAGAGGAAGCGCGGAGACGGGCACATGAATTGATCAAGCTGCTCGGCCTTCCTCCCGAGGTTGCCCAGAAGTCCCCGTTCGACCTTTCCGGCGGCCAGATGCGCCGTGTCGCCATTGCGGGTGTCCTGGCCTTCAATCCATCGATCCTCGTCTTGGACGAACCGACGGCGGGCCTGGATCCCCGGGGGCGCAAGGAGATCATGGATCTTTTTTACCGTCTGCATAAGGAGAAGAACCTGACGACGGTCCTTGTCACCCACAGCATGGAGGATGCAGCCCGTTACGCCGATCATGTGATTATCATGCACGGAGGACGGTCCGTCATGGACGGAACACCGGAAGAAGTGTTCAGCGATGCAGAGAAATTGGGTGCCTACCGGCTCGGTGTTCCGCGTTCGGTCAAATTTCAGCGGGATATCGAGAAGTTGATCGGCCGGCCGCTGCCTGGATTGGCATTGACGGAAGAACAGCTGGCCGCGGCGATTGCTGCCGCTGCAAAGGAAGGTGGCCGCTAA